In the genome of Natronorubrum sediminis, one region contains:
- the nuoK gene encoding NADH-quinone oxidoreductase subunit NuoK, with the protein MTVGVEYYVLLSMALFCIGLVGVLTRRNALMFLMSVELMLNAANINLIAFAFYHGNLTGQVFALFTMGLAAAEVAVGLGIILVLYRNFRDVDVTVPTTMRW; encoded by the coding sequence ATGACGGTCGGCGTCGAGTACTACGTTTTGCTGTCGATGGCCCTGTTTTGTATCGGGCTCGTCGGCGTGTTGACGCGTCGAAACGCACTGATGTTCCTGATGTCCGTCGAACTCATGTTGAACGCGGCGAACATCAACCTGATCGCCTTCGCGTTCTACCACGGCAACCTGACGGGACAGGTGTTTGCCCTGTTCACGATGGGACTGGCCGCCGCGGAGGTGGCCGTCGGGCTCGGGATCATCCTGGTGTTGTACCGAAACTTCCGTGACGTCGACGTCACGGTTCCAACGACGATGAGGTGGTAA